Proteins from a single region of Nitrososphaerota archaeon:
- a CDS encoding aconitase X catalytic domain-containing protein, whose translation MHLDSDQERLLRGEGGEAKQFAMEIVTKVGDAVGASSLVPIKSAHVLAHYSSLHDAGVDVLERFAESGGRFAVPTSVDPASIDLQNWKSFGIPEEYARKQFRLCDAYGRLGGMRCWSCVPYQVCNFPKQGEAVAWAESSAVVFANSVMGCRSNKITAGMDVACAVLGVTPSFGMLEEEGRRAKVTFRVGFDWLSELDYRSLGYFVGKSSGSRVPALEGLPRSVTSDDLKHLGAGAAAAGPVTMIHYPGITPGSPTLAAASGGEKVEEVEVTRGDLDEVRADLDQTEEPPDLVALGVPHLSTNELGALANLLEGRRVKAGVKMYLYTSSQAYDMAERTGIASVIEASGARITHSTDAEISPLKALGFEVVMTNSAKLAEIISSEGEVRMRYAPQKDIVERVTG comes from the coding sequence TTGCACCTCGATTCGGACCAGGAGAGGCTTCTCCGGGGAGAGGGGGGCGAAGCGAAGCAGTTCGCCATGGAGATCGTCACCAAGGTGGGGGACGCCGTCGGGGCGAGCTCCCTGGTCCCGATAAAGTCGGCCCACGTCCTCGCGCACTACAGCAGCCTGCATGACGCCGGGGTGGACGTCCTCGAAAGGTTCGCAGAGTCGGGAGGGAGGTTCGCGGTCCCCACCTCGGTAGACCCGGCGAGCATCGACCTTCAGAACTGGAAGAGCTTCGGGATTCCGGAAGAGTACGCCCGGAAGCAGTTCCGCCTCTGCGACGCATACGGCAGGCTGGGAGGGATGCGGTGCTGGAGCTGCGTCCCATATCAGGTCTGCAACTTCCCCAAGCAAGGGGAAGCCGTCGCCTGGGCCGAGTCCAGCGCCGTCGTTTTCGCCAACTCGGTCATGGGGTGCAGGTCCAACAAGATCACGGCCGGGATGGACGTCGCCTGCGCCGTGCTGGGGGTGACCCCCAGCTTCGGCATGCTGGAGGAGGAGGGGCGCAGGGCGAAGGTGACGTTCAGGGTCGGGTTTGACTGGCTCTCGGAGCTAGACTACCGGTCCCTGGGGTACTTCGTGGGCAAGAGCTCCGGGTCGAGGGTCCCCGCCTTGGAGGGCCTCCCCCGCTCTGTCACCTCCGACGACCTCAAGCACCTGGGGGCCGGGGCCGCGGCTGCCGGGCCTGTAACCATGATACACTATCCCGGGATCACCCCGGGGTCACCTACTCTCGCGGCCGCGTCAGGGGGTGAAAAGGTCGAGGAGGTGGAGGTCACGCGGGGGGACCTGGACGAAGTGAGGGCGGACCTCGACCAGACGGAAGAGCCCCCGGACCTCGTCGCCCTCGGCGTGCCGCACCTCTCAACCAACGAGCTCGGGGCCCTCGCCAACCTGCTCGAAGGGAGGAGGGTGAAGGCGGGGGTGAAGATGTACCTGTACACCTCATCACAGGCCTACGACATGGCCGAGAGGACCGGGATCGCCAGCGTGATCGAAGCGTCCGGGGCCCGCATCACCCACAGCACGGACGCGGAGATCTCGCCGCTGAAGGCGCTCGGCTTCGAGGTGGTAATGACCAACTCGGCCAAGCTCGCGGAGATCATCTCTTCAGAGGGTGAGGTCAGAATGAGGTACGCGCCGCAGAAGGATATAGTCGAGCGGGTGACAGGGTGA
- a CDS encoding DUF126 domain-containing protein, with product MTEASFRGRGLIPGKAEGPALLSLKAFTFAHGVDPSTGTVTDVRSDVRGSNVKGRVLFYPFGKGSTTASAWFLETVRLGNAPSAIVTEGVDLSAVIGSVMAREVYGKGIPVISGIARDAYSKIVAGSKVRVDSERGEVKVQG from the coding sequence GTGACCGAGGCGAGCTTCAGAGGAAGGGGGCTGATCCCCGGGAAGGCGGAGGGGCCCGCCCTGCTCTCCTTGAAGGCGTTCACGTTCGCACACGGGGTCGACCCGTCCACCGGGACCGTGACCGACGTGAGGAGCGACGTCAGGGGATCCAACGTCAAGGGGCGGGTCCTGTTCTACCCGTTCGGGAAGGGGTCCACGACCGCCTCTGCCTGGTTCCTCGAGACTGTGCGCCTAGGGAACGCCCCCTCCGCCATAGTCACCGAGGGGGTGGACCTGTCTGCGGTGATAGGATCGGTGATGGCGCGCGAGGTATACGGCAAAGGCATCCCCGTCATATCGGGGATAGCGAGGGACGCATACTCGAAGATCGTCGCCGGTTCCAAGGTCAGGGTGGACTCGGAGAGGGGGGAGGTGAAGGTCCAGGGTTGA
- a CDS encoding HAD-IIA family hydrolase: MKRVLSKKDLFLFDLDGVFYKGKETRVKIGGTAAVEALRRRGKKLFVLTNNSTDSAETVWSRLVGTGVPVRREEVLTTTLLMADFLLERYGRVAYFLVGERGLEEEMAKRGHTRVRGETADFVVVGLDRKITYEKLDHAARLARNGAKIVATHASRLYMYKAGPAVATGPLVKAIEYASRRRAVVIGKPSPLMFEIALGRAHSEKANAVMVGDQVDTDIAGASNAGIDSVLVRSGVDQDPGPYRVLATLDNVDGIVPLL, translated from the coding sequence TTGAAGCGCGTCCTCTCGAAGAAGGACCTGTTCCTGTTCGACCTGGACGGGGTCTTCTACAAGGGGAAGGAGACCAGGGTGAAGATCGGAGGGACCGCCGCCGTGGAGGCACTCAGGAGGCGGGGAAAGAAGCTCTTCGTGCTCACCAACAACTCGACCGACTCGGCCGAAACGGTCTGGTCCCGCCTGGTGGGCACCGGAGTCCCGGTCCGCAGGGAGGAGGTCCTCACCACCACCCTCCTCATGGCCGACTTCCTGCTGGAAAGGTACGGCAGGGTGGCCTACTTCCTGGTGGGGGAGAGAGGACTGGAAGAGGAGATGGCAAAGCGGGGCCACACTCGGGTGAGAGGAGAAACCGCCGACTTCGTGGTGGTGGGGCTCGACAGGAAGATAACGTATGAGAAACTCGACCACGCCGCGAGGCTCGCCAGGAACGGGGCGAAGATCGTGGCCACCCACGCGTCACGTCTCTACATGTACAAAGCGGGGCCGGCGGTCGCGACGGGACCGCTTGTGAAGGCCATAGAATATGCCAGCCGCAGGAGGGCCGTCGTCATCGGAAAGCCTTCTCCGCTGATGTTCGAGATAGCGCTGGGCCGCGCCCATTCAGAGAAGGCAAACGCGGTCATGGTCGGGGACCAGGTGGACACCGACATAGCTGGCGCGTCGAACGCGGGAATCGACTCCGTACTTGTCAGGAGCGGGGTCGACCAGGACCCCGGGCCCTACAGGGTTCTGGCCACACTAGACAACGTCGACGGCATAGTCCCGCTCCTCTGA